The genome window CTAAAACCTGCCAAGCATCAGTATGTCTAATAACCGAAAGAGGAGCCACGTAGATGAATATATATTTCCATGCTTCGATTTCTTCCGAAGAACCTGCAAGAAAGATCGTTGCCACGAAGAGAAGCAAACTTATGAGGACGAACATAGATAGATAGAAAAGGTGATCAGCTTGTGACATTAAAGAATCTACACATAGTGAATAAGATTTCATGTAGATCGAGTAAAATGTCCTAGAGATCCATGTTGCCACAACGAGTTCCTAAACTCATGCATCTTTCATCATGGATTCGCTGCTTTAGATTTATGCAGAATAATGAGGATAATATCGGTGATGTGTTGTAGCAGAACATAAACATGTATACCATAAGCAAGTTTAAAGTTTCGATACCAGATTACTttcgtcatctccttctcattccAGATGGCACGACGTCATCCAGCAGGCCTTCGTCCGTGGGAGCCGGCGAGGTTCTCTCCATCGCCATCGGCGTTCGCTCCTCGTACCGTGGACCGATTACTTGGCCCGGACGGATGACAGGAAGCACGGGAGGGTTCCGATGGAACTGAATCGCCGGCAGACAAATCTGCGGTGCCGATGAGGCAAGCTGTTGAGATGGCGACGCGTCGGTGCGAGGGGAGGCGGAGACGGTGTGGTGACAGTGTTGGCCTTCGTAGGTGGTGATGACGATGCTGGGATCTTGCGAACAGCGCTCGACTCTCTTCTTTACATTGCACTTGCTGTGTGTGCACCGGTAGTAGCTCCTGCATGAGCGACGGCCAGTCGTGAGATCGGTTGTGATGTTTTCATCATCGCACATATTCATCGGCCATCGTCATCATAAATTCGTTGCAATCTTTGACTGTGTACTCCAACACGATCGAACGACTTTAGAAGAAAGAGAAAACCATTTGGAACTTCCTACTCGTGCGATCGAATGAGAACATGAAACTGCTTCAGCTGTGACAGCTACTTCAGCAGAAGGAATAAATAATATTGGATTGCTTTTACTTCTGAAAACAACAACTAGTCAAAGTTTACGACCGGAGCAAAAAACGACCATGCAACGAGGAACATATGATGATGAGCTTCTGCAGTAGGAGGACGTCGACTGACCTCGGAAATGGGCTGTTCTTGACGACTTTCTGTCCGTACTTTCTCCACCGATAGCCATCTTCCAGGTGATCCACTTCAGACTTGGTCATGAATGCAAACCTCGGTTGACGAGTTCCCGTTTGCACCCTTTCGGCACTTGTGTTCCTACAGCCGAGATGAGTTGACGTTTGACGCAAGTCTAAACAGATACAGTAGATAAAGAAAACGAAGATAAAAATTAATTGGCTTTTCTCATCATCGGTCTTCTCCGCCCACACGTCACTAAAATTGACTTCATAACCCAAAAAATGCTTATTATTCTATAAATTAATTACTTCGGAAAGAaagtatttattattataaaaaagaaaatcgCGTAATCTTCGAAATATTAAGTAATAAAACACGGAATTCCCGCCGCCATGGCGGCTTCGTTGCGATCCCAACCATGCCCCCGACACTTTACTTTATTTACGCGGTTGCCCCTCACCGTCACACGTCTCTACTTTTCTTCGTCTGAAACGAACCCTAAAAAGCGAAAAGGAGGCGAATTCCGATCGCCTTCGATTCCTTCCGCCGCTTGAATTCGCCCCCCTCTGAGTGCGACATAATCACGAGTCTGCCAttcggaggagagagagagagagagagacggggggGGGGTTCGGTTATGAAACGGAGCGACTCACGCTTTCTCGGCGGGCTTCCCGCCGGGACGCTCGTCGCTCGAGCTCGACGCCGCCACTGCCGCGGCTGCGTCGCTGGATCTCGGCTCCTCCGTCACCCATGACGGCAGATCGAACGCCGGCGTGAGTCCGTCCCCGATCCCGCCGGGCAGGCCCCAGTCGAGGCCCTCCCCGACGCAGAGGTCGTGGAGGGAGGCGATCGAGATGGAGGCGCCGTCGGCCGAGGATTTCCAGCTGGAAGACGCGTCGGATAGCGGCGGGAGGCCTTCCTCCTGTTCTTCCATGCGTTCCGATCGGCTGGCGCCGCCTCAGGGTTCCAATACCTATTGTTAAGGTAAGTGTTTcagcctctctctttctctctctctcctcccctcCCCCTCCCACCGCCAAAGTACTAAGAGCACGCTCGTCTTCCTTATTACGTTCTTTTGATCTTTTTAAGACGCGTTGAGGCTTTTGGGGTGTCCTTTTCGGAAGCTTCTCTACCGCCAAAGCAATCTCTCTGGACACAGTTTACTTTTTTTCTTGGCTGTCAGTTCGCGGCCGACCCGTCACAACTACCCGCTTCGTCATGGGGCTTGGAATAGTGGCCTCACGTGGGTCCGCGTGGGCCCAACAATACGTACTGGAAGTTTACTGTAACCGGggaagaagaatatatatatatatatatatatatatatatatatatatatatatatatatatatatatatatatatatatatatatatatatatatatatatatatatatatatatgatacaaaTTATGGTTGGAGCCAACACCAGTTCAGGACTTGATCTTGTCACAAGCTTTCGGGTAAAGGATAAGATAGTTCGgtgaaattttatataaaattatattagggATGTGCTCCCTAAAATCTCTTTTGATATTTAAAtgattaaaagaataaaaaaagtgtTGTATATTAATTATTTGGGAGTCTTGGAATCATGCTTAGGatctttttatatgatttttttttataatagttaGAATTAAGTAAGAAATTAATAGGATATTTATGTGGAATAGTTGGTCGATCagaaaaaaaatctattaaaAATCTATTAACCTAATCTAACGTGTCGAGAGAATTGAATGCTCGAAGTTACATCAAGTAGATGCCAATGTGGATGTGACAGGAGGACCTAATTGACATGATGATGGTGTTGAATCATTTATATATCCTCTTATCGAGTTAAAATAACATAATTAtcattaataaaagaaaaatatttttagccacgaataaaattaatttatttgagACTCATCATCGTAAAAAACTCCAGGATAGTACGAGGATCCCAGGCAGTAGTAGCAGGACGGTGGTGCACCATGAACTATTTATTATTTGAGACTCAGCATCTTGAAATCCCACTGTGACATGAGTTTGACTGTGTAGTACCATATACTTCACTCCCGGTTTGCTCGCCTATCACATTGTCGTTGCTCCAAAACCTTTAAGCGAAGAGGGTTTCATTAAATGAACTACTATTACCATGCGGATGGCGATTGATTACGGAATAAATGGTGTTGATGTGGAGGCTTCATTCTGCACCGTATATGTATGTTTGGGGGTGAAAGAAGGGAAAGGTAGGTGAGATGTGTCTAAAGATATCCTAACAACACAAAAAAATTCCTACTAATCTTTTAGACGAGTAATGATTCTTTCGTTCTATCCGTGCTCTATTCGATGACTACAAGGTAATCTAAGTATGTATGTATACACCTTCAGGCTAAGGTGGACTTGGTCAAGACAAAAAAGAAGTCTTTGTTGGATGGGTATATGCCCTGTAGATTTCTCGACAACTGGTTGATGCGATCTTCTTATCAGCTTGTCTCCTTCGTGTGCACCACATATTTGAAGAAAGACCTTTTAGCAATTTATGCGTGGCATGATGTGGGAAGGGAACATGTAAGCCATGCAAAAATCCTCAAGATCACAACCTAAGAAATCCTTGAGCATTTTATCTATCGAGTTTTACTTGGACAAATGGATGTTTTTCTGAGGAACAAATAGCATTTGTGTCACCTCCCAGTAGTGCAGCATCGTGAAATGTTCACAAAATTCCAACACATCATCGAgtattcctttttctttctgataACAAGTAAGGCGAGTTTAATACTGTCGAGTACAGTTTCTTTGGATATCTTCATTGGAAGGAAGATATCTTCTCCTCTTTGGTTAGTCGAGGATTTGGTGGGATTTGTAGCGATCTTATCATCGATTTGTTGCCGTGAAGGGGACAGTGGAGGAGATATCGTGGGGCCACAGCTCGAATCTTTCGAAACCTAACTTGGATCGCATTAAAGCACGTTCTCATTGGAGCCCCTTGACACAGTGCATCACCTCCATTGATGATGATTGACCTGCTCAGATGTTCCAAACGGTACACGTATTAGTATATACAAGTGCGGGCTCTTTTCCGTCTGGAGTATCATTAATATGGTTCGCATATGATGACTTCAGCGACGGCACTAATACTCCAGCAATAAGCTCCTACACTGTCGCCATTTCCCGTGGAGCGACTGCTTTCTCTCTGGCCATTTCTTTTAGTGGTGATGCTGCCTTGCTCTGGAAGATATCCCGCAATCTTGTCCGAAAGCAACATCAGGAGCCGTTTGGAAACCCTACACAGCGTGATGCACTGTTGGCCTGATTCAGGTCTCTCCGATTTAATTCtgatatcataaaaataaaaaaaagacgaAGAGATATTTTATCTGTTAaagccgaagaagaagaagaagaccatcTAAAATTCAATAGAAATGCATTCTTATTCTTTATGTTAGAATGCTTTCGCATCACATGCACCAGTCTTGAGATGATAATGAGGCCACAAAATCGTGTTACTCATTCTGCTTTCTTCCATTTCCGTTTTATTTGCCGCTGCAGCCCCACCATGGCCTAGAAAGAGAATGCTAAGGATAGAGTAAGAGGAGGACATCAATATGTTACAATTAATTATGtgacaacaaagaagaagaggaaaaaggaaaagaaaagaaacagtaCATGCCGTGTTCTCATGTTCTTTACTCGTACCGCAGGTAAGCACTATATTTAGTGCTGTCGATGATGCAACAGTGTCTACGACAGAACATTGTCTGATTGATTTGGGCGAGTAAAAGGATAAGCTTAGAATCCCCTGTCAAGATTACTGAGCTTATCGAGTATAAACCCTTTTCTCATTAGGGTTTGACGTATCAGTTCCGGTGCTATTACACCGCTAGGAGTTTATGGAACTTACAAGGTAATTTTTCTCACTCGGGTTCTTGTCACTCAATCAACTTTTCTGTGGCTTGGTACTGCATAAATGCTGACATGATTGATATATACAGCATTCATCCGAACAAGAGTCTCTCTTTCATCACCCAGTGTGATGGAATGGAACCATGTTCTAGGGTTCTACTCTCCACCCTCACAGTCATGCCGACATGATGTATCAGTCAGCCAATCATCTGAGGCCATCAACACTCTTTCTAAAGATCAGATTTCATGAGaagtaattaaaattaaaatttaatcctGAAACTTGATGAAACACCTCGCACTCAGTCCATCCCTTTCCATGTCTTCATCATCTCGTCTCAAGTAAGTTCAATTAAAATTTATCGACCCACTTCATCACAGGAGAAGAACTACATCCGattattttaaatgataataataataataataataataataataatcataataataataataatcataatcataatcataatcataatcatttAAGGTTggttacataaatattttttcaaCATATAATTTTGTAGAATGCGATATCATTAAAATATCGCATTCTTTTTAGCAAAATTTTTAAGGTCAATTATGATATCAATAATGAAATGTATTTGGAAATAACCCATTTTAATTtacaaatattaataaaatatatatcatgtaCATGACCCTCTTATAAATAATATCTATCTAGAGAACTCATCGATCACGTCTAACTGTACATAGtttgaattttattaaataaaatgataACAATCTCTAATAATTTTATCACGATAACAAAAATTAAGTTTTTGTTTcaagaataaatacgaaaataattGACTTGGAAGAATTCACACGCAATTTTGTCTAATAGGAACTCCAACCTCGGATCATATCCACCACACGGAATCCGTCCAATCTGAATACAGTGGTACGGATCTCTTCCTCGGATCGAGGAGTAGCAATATTGCAATACTATTCCCCACGAAACTATTGACTTAGAAAGGACTCGTACCTAATTTTGCCCGATAATAATGGGAGATCACTATTTACTgtctcaattaaaaaaatatgaatatttttaaattactcTTTGTAAAtagacataaataattttttttcttattcaccGAATGATACCAATAATAAGTAGGGTCGATAACAATGACATCAACGTCGATAGAGAGAGGTGTTAACACTGAGGATGAAATTAAGGATgacaagaaggaaaaaaagacaaAAGCAATAATATTAaggttataaaataataaaataatattatattattttcttaaaggGATTATCAATAGCGAGGGGTTATCCATAGTAATAAAAGAACTACTAATGATAACCTTCTAATATTAAGGGTgagtttttttaaaattaatctttttaaaTTTGAAATACCTTTTTCCTTTCATTTTCTTATGTATTGATCTATAGAATGAGTTgatatagttataatattttttacattgtgttacaatatttttagtaataaattttataaaaatattatgtttataatgtattTACACAacatcataatattttcaataattttaagttataaggTCATTTAGTCCAACATTGATCGAGGAGTATGAGAGCGAAGGGCTCATAACTTTGCCATGTCTCTTTTACTCTCAAAAGTATTTTTTGAaactcaaatattttgaaaaggaTAAAATTGTGCGAGTACACTCATCGTCCAAAGCGGATAATTTCTTATAAACCTAATAAGTAGCTTAAGATACTTCttgtattagaaaaaaaaaagaaaaaagaaaaaaaagcgaGCTTTAGGGATTCAGGGGTgcctttaaaaaagaaaaatcccaAAAAAGAAGTTTTTCCTGCGAATTCGCCCTAATAATAACTCCAACCTGAGAGCCACCGAGATAGACTCATTCTTGGCCGTCCGATCTAAAAACAGCGGTACGGATCCCGTCACCAACAGGTTACGGAAAGGTAACTTTTGGAAATGGGCTACACATTTTGTTGTTTCTTTCGTTGGCCGATTCGTTTGTGTCTCCGAATTAGTGCTATAGAAATTTTTAACCAACTTTAAAGCTTGATCGTATGATTATCCAAATATTGAGTGCAAGTAAGGATTACGAGAAAAGTGAGTAATAATAAGTTTGGCTTTCTAATAGGCTCAATGGCTTTCTTGACAAGTAGGCCTTGTTTCGATCTAATATCAACTCAAATTGACCCAAAATGATCTCAATCAAGACTTTAACAAATCAACCATATATCCTGCACATTTACGAAGCTTTCGGCACGTTGTACTCTCTTTTGTTATCTCGTCCGATCTTTCAGCACTTCGTCCGAACCATCAGCACATCGCCCATTCTATCGTTATGCCGACTTTTTCACGACATCTAATCTTTCGATGCAATATCCGATGCTTACGACACGATGCCTAAGCCTATAGCATGAAGTTTGATCTCCGACACATTgaccaatcctttggctcgatAGTTGGCCCTTCGATGTTCCAAGTCCATGATCGAAGTATTTTCTGCGTCACTCATCTCAAAAACATATTTAGtccaataaactcatcaattgatttcattatcagaaTTCGTGATTCAACAAAGTCATACTTCTTACTCGTAAAGGTAAGACTACGTAGATTGACCCTTCCGAAATCCTGCATTAGAAGGAGCCTCAGCGCATTACTTTAGGTTTACTGTTATATCTTATCTGATAGAGTTCTAGTTCTTTTTCATCACCATTTGTTTTATGATTTACTTCCTATTCGTTTGCTATCATTAGTTTTATGGCATGCTTCTTGTACTTGTGCTCAtagttcaacaaaaaaaaaaaaaaatattgatgaatCATTTATACTTGTATTTTTCTCCCCTAGTTCAACATCATGTTGTCCAGGTTTTAATACTGCTTGTGTTGATATCTCTGTCTTCTTCATTCGATCACTGATTCCTTTTGAAGGTGAGCACTAGGACTCCTTTACCAGGCAATAGGCAACATCATGTGAAGCCTGGACTTTCTGGCTAAAACCCTTTGGATTCTGTTTCTGACTCGGAACTTGACCTAAACAGCAAGCCCACTAAATCTTTGCGGTCAACAAGTCAAAATTTAAGAACCATCAATTTGGCGATAATGAAGATCAAGGAATAGggacagcttctgcaccatcctgGGGATTCTCAGATGCAAAAGACAGATACAAGTATGACTTTCGTGATTCAGGTGGCATTGAGAACCAATCAGTTCATGAATCGGAACATTATGCTGTGTACAAGGCTGAGGAGACCACAAATAAACTAAATGGCTGTCTGTCTAAGAATTGCTGAAGAAATTAGAGAAGATGCTTCAAAAACTCTTGTTATCTTGCATCAAACAAGGCGAGCGGATTACTACGACTCATCGAACTGCTGCCGACATTGAGCATGACCTTAGTAGGGTATGCTTTTCCCTGGTCGCATATTTAGTCACCATGATGCTAAATTAATTTAATGTAGGCATACCTAAATTAACTTGTAACTTGTGTTACATGATGTTGTAGATAAATTAATTTGCAGCACTACGGCAGCAATATTAGAATTAAACTGATATGTAGGTTGTGTTAGATGATCTTGTATGCTTTGCTTGCTCATAACCATCAAGTTATAAGGTCAATCGTTGAATTTAAGTTGATAATCACAGAACAAAGTGCCATTTTCTGTGGAAGGTTGTCACACACTTGTGGGATAAGAAGATATGCAGACAGAGTTCATTGTCCTGTTGGGGATGTAACAAAGCATCCACCTACTAAATTacaaaaaagcaaaaaaataagATAATGATAACCTTCTCATTGGGTGAGCTAAATAAAATTCACTGATTTTTCTGAGAAGAAGCAATGGGTCATTTGAGCATACTGCAAATGTGTCGCTTGGATCTTGTCGTACAAGTTAAGAGGTGGCATGGAAGTGTTCTTGCTCCCTTCTCACCGCTTCACCCTCTCTTGTTCTCTCTTCCCAAGATTCTTGTTATGCTTCTCGAAGAGCAtatggtcttcttcttcttcttcttcttcttcttcttcttcttcttcttcttcttcttcttcttcttcttgccttGGTTGTTTTAATATCACAATGGAGAAAATCTCAACAAACAATACTTTTTTGTTTTCAtacaataatattatataaaattaaaatgctGAGAGGgttatggtggaattatttttgAGATACTAtaccaacaacaacaaagttATAACTTCCAACGAAAGAGTCAAacagaagaaaaaacaaaaacatgagAAAATTGGGATTAGAGTCGAATATAATTTCACATTACAGATTGTCTCGCTACCGTCTTCCATTACAGTGACGATGGGATTTGCATGAGCTAGTAGTGCCAGAGCTAAAGCTAGCTGCATTCATGTTCGATGGACGTAGATTGCAACTACAGATGATAATGATCTTTAAATTCTATTCTAAGTAGATCCTGCATGGCATGGACCCCATTGGAGAATTAGAAATGCGATCTCTCAGTGCATGTTTGACCTCTCATACATGcatgtatacatacacatactGTATGAAATTTAtccatttttttaataatattaaaataagagggaaaataatattatatatatatatatatatatatatatatatatatatatatatatatatatatatatatatccaaggaacagaaattggaatttgttACGAGACGCTCCAATTCCTTCccctcacctctctctctctctcgctctctctctctctctccatttcttGGACACCAAAGATCTCGGTGCAATATTTCTTGGACACCAAAGCCAAGAACGAGCACCGATTCTTCTCTTCTCGTCCTGATTCCGATCCGAAACCCAATGCCGGATCATGAACAGCTCCTACGATCAAATCTTGTAGCTGCCGGTAGCGCGATCTCCGCCTCTGAATCCCTCGGCGATTTGGTAGCGCGTTCTTTTGCTTAGAGGCGTCGGAATCTGGTGTCGCCGGCGCTGCCACGTGGACGGAGGCAGCTGGCGCGGCGGCGTCGGCTACGACGACGATGCAGGTTAGGTTCTCTCTTGGCACGAGAGGCATCAAGGTATTGAGCAGCAATGGTTCCTCGACTTGATGAAGGTGAAAGCTGCCGCGCGTTACTTCTCCAACCGGACCATCTTTTACACCGTCCTCGCCCTGGCCTTCCTCTTGCCGTTTGTCTTCATCCTTACCGCCGTCGACACTCTCGagggcgtcaacgattgctcttcCTCGGGTAGGTTTCGGAAACCCCTTCTCGTGGGTCTTGAATTGGTTGCATTTCGATATCTTGGATTGGTTACGCCGGCGCTAAAGGATCTGACGTCGCAAGATTGGATGATTTGCATTTGGAATACTGAAAACACGTCATTCACATGATTCTATATTATACTTGCTGATTGCTAATCTGATTATTGGTGATTGTTGCCCCTTTGATCCGTTTTGGTCAATCTTGAAATTTTATTGCCTGTTGTTACGCTGACATATATATTTTCCCACCTTTCTCTCTGATTGACAAGTTAGTAATTCCGATACCTCACTCCATATCCAGGATTCGGTATAGGTCTAATGGTGGTGTTGCTTCGTGATATAGTTTCTTAGGTTGAACATTAGGTTTATTACATTGTCAATTTTAGGCTCTTTTTATACTTGACCTGATTAAATCTTTTCAACGATCCTTTAGTCGAATTTTGATGGGAATTGCTTATCCTTTTACCAGAACACAATTGATTGTTATAGGTGTTTTTACTTTCTAAGATCTCGCGAATTGATTTTTATACTAGTTTAGCAGTTGTGCATATGcatggttttcttttcttttctttttcactttttGTGTGTGCATGGGCatagttttcttatttttctttttttttcgtgCGTTTGGTGGAGCTCCCTTCTTCCCAGCTGAACAGTTGAGACTGTTCCATATCTTTCCTTTCtccatatttttcttcttttatgtaTTTTCGTATTAGTTTTTGCAGGGTTAGCGTGGTCCCAATCAGGAACTTTTTTTGTACTCCCTACATATTTCTGAACTGTCACTGGATTAGCTATGTATGTTTTTCGTTAACTTCATGAGCTAATAGCTTGTCcattttcttatttctttgatGATTTTGTTAAGTAGCACCTATGGAGGTGCATGCCCTTTTAGTTTCAATTGTTTATTCTCAATTGATTTTTTGTTATgttgtttaaattttttttgtcttCTCGATAGCATTCCTTTATAGCCAATTTTTTGCTATATTTTAGTTTCCATTACCAGTGCAATTTTAACATTGTGCTCTCTTTTAATTTTCATTTAAACATCTACCTTGCTGTCTTAGTTATCAAACTTATGCGTGCTGCTGTTTGTTTGAGATATTACTTTTTGCATTGATCTTTCCTCAACTGTCACTTTAAAGGAAATTCCACACGGAAACTCTGTTAACTTTGTTAGAAGTAAGGCTTGCTTGGATATTTTGTTCGTTCAGCATTATCCTTCATCATATGTGGCATCTTATCAGATTTTAAATCTGTgtttcatatatatatgtttttcctTATCTAAATTCTGCAGTGCTTACCAGCATTtcctcatccttttttttttctttcagccgCCTGGATTTTGCCATGAAGTTGGTTACCATACTTCATTTGAAATTCAGACAATATTCACAAATGATGTTAATCGTGCTCTTAAGCAATCTGACAATGTTTGCATTGGAGCATCTTGTTTCGTTCTCCTATCATATCTACATAATTACTTGTATTGATATTTGGATTTCTATGTTTTGCAATTAGCTGTTGTCTCCACCTGTTTGCTATGGATTTCTCTTTAACCTGCTACTTGCAACATCTCTACTGCTTTACTCCAGCTGGGTTTCCTTGAAGATATGCCACAAGCATGTCCATATAGTGAATGGACACAAAAATTTAAGAAGATTATACCAAGCACCTAATTAGTTCCACTTTTCTGATTCTAATTTTTTGTTGCTGAAGAACATAATTTGAATGCAACGCTTATAGCTTTGACAAATATACATCAATTTTGTTGGTAATATTTTGTTTGTTTCAGATTGTTTGAGGAGGCGGCTAGGTCCGAGTTTTCTTGGTTGGAGTGGTGATGATTCCACGGTAGTGTTTTCTATTCTTTGCGATTTGAGTTGATGATTCATGGATAATTATCTCTTTCGTGAAGACGACGTCTTACATAGAATCACATGAATGCATTTACAGAAGCTTGTTAAAGAATTGTACAAGATACTTGAACAAGTAAACTCTCTGGATATTCCGGACAGTGAGAAATTTCCAGAATCTTTCAGTGAGTTTCTGTCTGACATGAAAGACAAAGAGTATGATGCCAAGAAATTTGCCATAAGACTAAAAGCGATGGTATGCTATTCATTATTCCTTTGTTTGTTACATTCCTTCCCAGAACAAAACTAAAGATGTTCAGCAAATCTAATCTTGCTGGATTAATTGGCCATTGAACTTTTGTGCTTTTAGATTCATCATattaatgtaatttttatgagATTATCCAGAGGAAAGTTATACTGCTTGTCATTCTTTGCAGGATTATCAGAACTATTCTTtgtttcatttttcttcttttgaagattttatatttttgtcttttgtttcttctttagATGTTGGGGTTCTCATTAGCCCTTGTGAATCTCTTCCTTGTTTATCTTTATTTAGTATGAGATACCTCCTCAATACCTATTTTGTAATGGACCTTCAAGCATGGATTCTTTGGATGATTTTTCATATTATATTCCCATATTGGTATTCATAAAATGTTTCTATGTTTAAGGTACAAATTTAAACGAAATAGTCTTTTTGTCATATTTCAAGAATGAATTTTTCGTATATTCTATATTCTGAATAAACTGTTTCTCTGTGTGTTTATTTTCTTTCAAGTCATTGAATGGAATATTAGCAATGTTTTTGTTATGGGCAGACAGTCTCTACTAGTTTTTACCTTTGAGATGTCCATCAATAATATATGTTTAGATGATCTTTGCATTAATTCTCCTCATGAACTACTAGATCAACCCTACCCTACCTATATAAACATACATGAAATGTACAAGAATAGATAAGAGTACGTAAAAAATGCATTTGCATTTTACAAGTGTCAACTGACTTGATATATAATACTGaatattatcatcaatttactgCTATCATCCAACACAATGTTGAAACTTACATGATCATTGCATAAGTCCATGATCTTTGAAGGTACTTATGTGATTcttattttagaatttattgtcTAATCCAGCACAACTAAAAACTACCAGATCTACCTTCTTCAAGTTAGATGTTGTCTGTTCATAAGAAAAGTTACATGGTGTCTGCATTTTTGTCACAGGCACCAACAATGTGAGAGTTAGGTGAATCCTCTGTAGGGCCTTAGTGGATTGGGTTTGAAACCGAGCAGATCTGGGATGGAGAAGTCCTGTGTATATCCATGTCAACTGTTTACATA of Musa acuminata AAA Group cultivar baxijiao chromosome BXJ1-7, Cavendish_Baxijiao_AAA, whole genome shotgun sequence contains these proteins:
- the LOC135678069 gene encoding probable WRKY transcription factor 57, encoding MEEQEEGLPPLSDASSSWKSSADGASISIASLHDLCVGEGLDWGLPGGIGDGLTPAFDLPSWVTEEPRSSDAAAAVAASSSSDERPGGKPAEKANTSAERVQTGTRQPRFAFMTKSEVDHLEDGYRWRKYGQKVVKNSPFPRSYYRCTHSKCNVKKRVERCSQDPSIVITTYEGQHCHHTVSASPRTDASPSQQLASSAPQICLPAIQFHRNPPVLPVIRPGQVIGPRYEERTPMAMERTSPAPTDEGLLDDVVPSGMRRR